The genomic DNA GCACGCCAAAGCTACGGTCCGTTTCCATCACTGTATTGATCATCATGCGGTAGCGGTACTCAAAAATGTGTAAAGGGAGGGCTTGCCCTGGGAAGAGCACCACTTCCGGGAGGGGAAAGAGAGGTAGTTCGCGTACTGAGAGGGAAGATACTGTCATGGCAATTAGCAGTCTCTATTACCAGGTTAGCACCGATCGGTAAAATCAGTCTCCCAATTTAGATAGAGCTACCCAAAAAATGGTAGTCTGACTGTATCCGTGAAAACAAAGAAATGGGAGAACGCATTTTAGCCGCTATCGATGTAGGCACCAACTCAATCCACATGGTCATCGCTCAGATTAACGAGCAACTGCCCACTTTTACCATCATCTCCACGGAAAAGGAGACCGTCAGGTTAGGGAAAGGAAAAGGAGAGCGGGGGGAACTCAATGCCCAAGCTATGGACAGGGCTTTGGTGACCCTGGGACGTTTTCGCCAGATTTGCCATACGCTGGGTGTAACAGATATTGTAGCAGCTGCTACCAGTGCCGTCAGGGAAGCCCCCAACGGGCAGGAGTTCATTGACCGTATCTTGCACCAAACTGGTATTCCTGTCGATCTCATCTCTGGACAAGAGGAGGCACGTTTAATTTATCTCGGTGTCCTCTCGGCGATGGAACTCAACCATCAACCCCATCTGATCATCGACATCGGTGGCGGTTCTACAGAACTAATTTTAGGGGATGGGCATGCTCCCCAATACCTCAGCAGTAGCAAGGTGGGCGCGGTCCGCCTGACAGAGATGTTTGTCCACTCTGACCCTATCTCTAACTATGAGTTTGAGCAACTGCGCAGCTACATCCAAGGTGTAATTGAGCGACCGATCGAGGAACTACAAACCTTGCTCAAGGATGCTAAGCCCAGACTGGTGGGCTGTTCCGGCACGATCGAGGCAGTATTGAGTTTGTTCGCTCAGGAAACTACGGGTACAATTCCCAGTCCCCTGCAGGGGTACACTGTGTCTGTGGAAGCAGTCTCAGCCATGGTGCAGTTGCTGAAACGAGCGAATCTGGCAGAGCGGGTGTTGTTGGTGGGACAAAAGCGAGCAGAGATTGTCCTAGCCGGAGCGACGATTCTGTGGCAAGTGATGCAGGAATTAGAACTACCCCAGATTACCTACTGTCAGGCAGCTTTGCGGGAAGGCTTGATTGTCGATTGGATGATCCGCAATGGTTTAATTGAAGACCGCTGGCGCTATCAAAGTTCCGTACGGGAAAGGAGTGTCCTCAAGCTTGCCCATAAGTACCAAGTCAATTTGCCCTACGGCAAACATGTAGCTAAACTAGCTCTCAGTTTGTTTGACCAAACGAAAGGAACTTTACATCGTTGGGGCACAGAAGAAAGACAACTCCTGTGGGCAGCGGCAATCTTGCACAACTGTGGTCATTTTGTCAGCCACGCGGAACATCACAAACACTCCTACTATCTCATCCGCCACGGAGAGTTACTGGGCTATACAGAGTCGGAACTAGAGGTAATTGCCAATCTTGCCCGTTATCACCGTAAAAGTGAACCGAAGCGTAAACATGAAAATTTCCAACACCTCACCCCCCGCCAACAATTATTTGTCAATCAAATTTGCCCTCTGTTACGCTTAGCCGTTGCCCTCGATCGGCGGCAGATTGGTGCTATTGAGGACGTAAAAATAACCATCGATGGTTCCACTTGTCACTTAAAAATTTTCCCCCGTCACCCCGAAGACCCCTGCACTCTGGAGTTATGGAGCTTACAGTACAAAAAAGAGTTGTTCGAGCAATATTACCGTCTGACTTTGGCAGTGTCTGTTGACCTCAACTGCGCAGTAACGGAGGAGGCAGCTGTGCACCCTTGAGATTTGCCCCTGTCAACTTCACCATAATTTTATTACCGTAGCCGATCCGCGCTCCCCTTAGATCAGCATAGACTAGGTTTGCCCCACTGAGGTCAGCACCAATTAAGTTGGTCTCCCGTAGGTTGGCATAACTAAAATCGGCTTGCAAGAGATTGGAACGAAAGAGTTTTGCTCCCTGGAGATTGGCACGGTGGAAGTTGGTCTTGTGCAGGAAGGCATCACTCAAATCTGCATAACTTAGGTTGGCATAGCTGAAATTGCGCCCTGAAAAGTCCCGCTCCCGTAAGTCTAACCCTTGTAAATCCCTACCACTGTAATCACCACTGTTTCTTTTTGTTTCTCTCCGCTGTCTGGCCTGCTGATCGGTATTTCTCTGCTCTTGCCCGTTTCTGTTATCACTGTGTTGGTAAGTATAAGAACGGAGAATCTCCCTCGCTTTATTGATTTCTTTCAGCTTCGCCTCTGCTTTCTGTTGTAACCGCTGATTATCCCTAGGGATGCGATCGGGATGCCAAATAAACAACAAATCCCTATAAGCCTGGTTAATTTCTTCCCAAGAAGCCCCAGGAAATACTTCCAACACCTGATAGCAATACTGGATGTTAACCATAGCGCCATCATAACCCGATCGGTCTCTGCCAGGGTATTTGTAATTAAATGTGAATTAAATATGCTAGTTATACTTCAGTTTTTAATAACAATTTTGTTACTCCATGGGGATCAGTATCAGCAGTTACAGTTTGTCGTGAGTTTTAGCTCAATTTTTGCACTGAGTTAGGAAGGAGAATTTGTTTGGTATTGGGGGGGAATTTGACCACCAGAGAGAAAGTTTTACCAGAGCCGATGATCTTTTCCACTACTCCTATTCCCATAGTTGGATGCTTGACCCGATCGCCAATTTGCCATTCCGCGGGGATGACTTTGGCTTGAGGGCGGAGGGGAATAACTTTAGATGATTGGCGCTGAGGTTTGCCTTCTTCTAGGATTAGTTCAACTGGCAGTTCGGCAAGAAATTGGGAAATCTCGGCATATTGGGAGTTGCCATACAACCTTCTTTCCTGGGCGGAGGTAAGATAGAGCTTTTCCTGGGCACGTGTGATACCCACATACATGAGTCGTCTTTCTTCTTCTAGGTCAGCGGGATTGTCTAAGGCTCTGTAGCTGGGGAATAAGCCCTGTTCTAACCCCACCAAGAATACTACGGGAAATTCCAATCCCTTAGACCCATGTAAGGTCATTAGATTCACTTTAGTCTCGGCTTCTCCACTACTTTCTTCTGCGGAACTTAGACTGGCACTGGCTAGAAAGCCTGTTAGGGAATCATCTTCGTTTTCGTCTGCGTATTGCCCAGCAGCATTAACCAGCTCCTGCAGGTTGTTCAACCGATCGATAGCTTCTTCTGTCCCCTCCTGTTGCAGTTCATTTTGATAGCCTGATTCAATAATTACTTCCCGAATCAAATCCCTGGCTTTTGTGGTTGTCTGTTTGTCTTGCCAGCGGCAAATCTGTTGCACAAAGGCTTGAATCGATCGGAAGGCTCTACTGGCAATTAGTTTGACTGCCTCCTCCTGTTGGAGAAATTCAAACAGAGATAATTCTAATTCCAGAGCTTTGTCCATTAGTTTATTGACAGTTTCTTTGCCAATACCCCGTTTGGGAACGTTGATGATGCGCAGTAAACTCACATTGTCCTGGGGATTGACAATTACACGCAGGTAAGCCAGGATGTCCTTGATTTCTTTGCGGTCGTAGAAACGCATGCCCCCTACCACACGGTAGTTAATGTTTTGACGGACTAGGACTTCTTCAAACACACGGGACTGAGCGTTGGTGCGGTAGAGAATAGCACAATCTCCCGCTTTGCCTCCCCCGCGGATATGTTCTTTGATCCGATCGACAACGTATCTCGCTTCTTCCACTTCATCAAAGGCATTGTAGTAACGGATGACATCCCCTTCTCTTCTAGTCGGTCGCAGCACTTTATCTATTCTTTGGGTGTTGTTTTTAATCAGAGCATTAGCCGCCTGGAGAATATTAGCCACCGATCGGTAATTCTCTTCCAATTTGATCATCGTTTGAGTTTGGTCATCAGGCAATCCATCGCCAAAGGTGTCTTGAAATTCTAACAGAATGGTAAAATCAGCTAAACGAAAGGAATAAATGCTCTGGTCTGCATCCCCCACCGCAAACACCGATCGGTTTGTCCAATCGACTACTGTACCCTGGTTGTTAGTAACTAACAGGCGCAGCAATTCATACTGGGTGCGATTGGTGTCTTGATATTCGTCAACCAAGATGTGGCGGAAGCGGTTGTGCCAGTACTGCAAGACCTTTTCCTGTTGGCGGAACAGTTGTACAGGGACAAAGATTAAATCATCAAAATCCAGGGCATTATTCTGTAGCAGGCGGTCTTGGTAGAGGCGATAGACTTGATAGATAGTTTCCACCCGATAACCCTTTTCCTGCTGCCGATAGTTCTGGGGAGTCCAACCACGGTTTTTTGCCCCACTGATGGCATAGCGAATCGATCGGGGGTCAAACTTTTTTTCATCTAAATTGAGGTCTTTAGTGACAATCTCTTTGATGAGCGCCTGCACATCACTTTCATCGTAAATGACAAAATTGCGTGACCACCTCCTACCATCCCCTGTCTGGTACTTCTCAATGTCAAACCGCAACATCCGCGCACACAAACTGTGAAATGTGCCAATCCACAGATGTTTAGTGTATTTTTTGTAAACGATCGAGCGGGTTTGGGTTTGCTCTTGGGGACTAAGCTCCTCTGGCTTTATACCAGGTTTTAGTTGTGTTTCCAGGAGGAGATTTTCCAACCGCGTTTTCATCTCCTTAGCGGCTTTATTAGTAAAAGTAACAGCCAGTATTTCTTCAGGGTCAACAGCTTCTGCCAACAGCAGGTGGGCAAGGCGACAGGTGAGAGTGCGGGTTTTCCCTGACCCTGCTCCGGCTACGACTAGTAATGCTCCATCTCGGTGTAAAACAGCCCGTCGTTGGGAGGGGTTAAGGTGTTGGAGGAAAGAAAGCTGCATAGGAACTACCAGATGGTCAAAGCGGGTGACGGGAATCGAACCCGTGACTACAGTTTGGAAGACTGTGGTTTTACCATTAAACTACACCCGCGCGCAGGAGGTGATCATATCAGATAATAATAACTTCCGTAAAGTGTTAGGAAAAGTACAGATGACCAAAGTAGCGTTGGTAACGGGTGGCAGTCGGGGTATCGGCAGGGCAATTTGTCTGACTCTTGCCCAGGAGGGAGTGAGTGTAGCCATCAATTACGCCAGTTCTAGTCAGTTAGCAGAGGAATTAGTCAGCAAGATTGTTAGCGCAGGGGGAGCAGCCCTAGCCGTGCAAGCTGACGTGTCCCAGCCAGATCAGGTGGAGGGGATGGTAAAAGCAGTGCTAGACCAGTGGGGCAGGATTGATATTTTGGTGAACAATGCTGGGATTACCCGCGATCGTCTCCTGCTGCGCATGAAATTAGAAGACTGGCAAGAAGTAATCAACCTGAATTTGACGGGGGTATTTCTCTGTACCAGCGCCGTAAGCAAAATCATGCTCAAGCAAAAGGCGGGGCGGATTATCAACATTGCTTCTATTGCCGGCGTGATGGGGAATGCAGGTCAAGCTAACTACAGTGCCGCCAAAGCAGGTGTAATTGGTTTTACGCGCTCAGTTGCCAGGGAGTTAGCCAGTCGTGGTATTACAGTCAACGCTATTGCCCCTGGGTTCATCACTACAGATATGACAGCAGTCCTTGGCGAAGACATCGTTAAGCAAGTACTGCAGCAAATTCCCCTGGGTCGTTTCGGTACAGTAGAAGAAGTCGCCGATTTGGTGCGCTTCCTTGCCCTTTCTACAGCTGGCAACTACATCACCGGTCAGGTCTTCAACATTGATGGAGGGATGGTAATGGCTTGAGCCACTCTTCCAACTTTTGCACTTGCTCAGGCGTGGGATTGGTCACAGGCACCAAGTTATATCTTTCAGGAGGGGCAGTTTCCAACTTGACAAAATAATTCTGCAAATAGTCCCGCTGGAAAACGGTGACCATGATGGTGTCCCCCGCACTATACTGCCGTAACCGATCGGTCAAGTCTGTCACCCGAAAACCATCGATCGCTACCAGTTCATCTCCTGGGTTGATACCTGCCCGCTGGGCGGGACTTTTTGCTTCTACGTACTGCACGATCGGTCTACCGTTGGTGTCTTTAACTGTCAGGCCCAGGTGGGGTAAGGAGGAGGGAACCGGTACAACTTCCAAACCAAAGGGAGCAAAACAATAGTTGAAATCCAAGTCCATGAAACTATGGATAGCTAAACGCAGCCACTGCACCAAATTTTCATCCGCTAGCCGCTCCACAATATAAAAAATGTCCGCCTCTGTATAGCCGCGGGACTTGTACTCTACCCAGGCAAGGCGCAAAACCTCATCCAAACTCCGCCCGTAGTAACCTCGCAGCTGCAAATCTAATAACATCGCTACCAACTCCCCTTTGAGGTAGTAGGAGACCTGAACATTTTGGCTATTGGCATCCGGGCGATAGAGCTTGATCCAAGTATCAAAACTGGCATCTGCTAGTGTCTGCTCCCAGCGTCCCGGCGTATGTTGGTAACGAGTAATACTGTCACCGATCGCTTTGTAAAAATACTGCCGGTCGTAAATCCCCGCTCGCAAGGGAATCAGCTGATCATAATAACTAGTTACCCCTTCAGCAAACCACAGGAGGGTGGTGTAGTTTTCGCGGTCATAATCGAGGGTAAGAAATTCCCTGGGGCGCAAGCGAGTAACATTCCAAGCGTGGAAATACTCATGGGCAACTAGATTCATGAACTTAAAGTAGCCTTCCCCCTTGAGATTGAGGGGATTGTAATTGAGGGAACAGCAATTTTTATGCTCCAACCCGCCATTCCCCGTAGTGGAGAGGTGCAGCAAAAACCAGTAATCCTCGTAGGGCACTTCTCCCCACAACTGACAAGTAGTGGCAACAATTTTGGTGGTATCCGTAACCATCTGCCCTAGGTCGTACTTGCCTTCGCCCCAAACCACCCAGTGGTGGGGTTTATCTACAGCTAGAAAATCCGCGCGGGCATGGCGACCCATCTCGATCGGCGCATCCACCAGGGTATGGTAGTTAGGTACAGCATAGACATTCTCCCCCACCGGGCGCAGAGCAGTAGCAACCCGCCAATCCGATCGGGGCAAGATGACCTGTAATTCTGTGCTGTGGTGTTCATAGCCAGGGATATACATAAATGTGGCTGCCCCATTACAATAGGCGTGGGTCAAATCCACATGGTTAGTGCGCACCGAAAGGTCATGGGCAAAGACTAGATAGTTAACAATCACCAGGGATACCTGTGCTGTTTGAACCCGCCACTCATTTTTGCTCACCTTCTGCCAGGGGAGGGTACGACCATCCCCATCCATGACCCGAAACCCCTGCACCAAACGGCTATACTCCCGCACCAAATAGGAACCAGGAGTCCACACGGGCATCTTAAGGGGTAGTTCCCCTTGCCCCCAGTTCTCCACTCTGATCTCCACCGCCAGCAGGCGCTCTTCTGGGACAACGCTAAGGGTGTAACTAAACTTCATAGACACTCCTGCAGGGGACAGGAGATCAATTTACCACCTTTGGGCACTTTTGCCGCTCCGAGACTCCCGCACCCAAAAAATTTTGGGTAGACATGAAAAATTAGCCAACTTCTACGCTAAGATAAAAGTTAGTCTAAACCACTTTACCCTCTCCTCACATACACTCCCGGGTGAGGGTTTTTTTCTTTGTCACGCTGAGAGATTAGCATAGGTTTTCATTTTTGAATAGTGCCTGGCGAAAAATTTTTTCCCCTCTCTAGGAGGCAAGCTGGGAGAGGATTTGCGCCATAATCCGGTTGATTGCCCTAAAGCGATCGGTATGCCCCATCATCTCAGGGGGGGATTGGATGTACTTACCTGGGACTAGTTCATCGCTGCAGTTATTGACCAGAGCCTGGACACTGTTCGGGGTAGATTCGAGGTGGAATTGCAAGCCCAGTACCTTGTTGCCGTAACTGAAAGCCTGATGGAGGCAACCTGCGCTAGAAGCGAGAAGGGTACAATTGGGGGGAATGGTAAACGTATCGCCGTGCCAGTGGAAAGCCATAAATTCCTGGGGTAAATTGGCAAAGGGGGGAAACGTCCTCGCTGTTGCTGTCAGCTGAACGGGAAACCAACCAATCTCTTTCTCCCTGTTCTTTTCCACCCTGCCCCCCAGCACATCCGCCAGCAATTGTGCCCCCAAACAAATACCAATCACTACCTTGTCTGCCCCGATCGCTTTTCCTATAAACTCCTTTTCTCGCCTCAACCAGGGATAGCGGTCTTCTTCATAGATGTTCATGGGACCACCAAGGACGATCAACCAATCAAAGGCTGCAGGGTTTGGCAGGGGATCATCTTGGTAGAGCCTAGTGACACACAGAGTATAGCCCCGATCGGTTGCCCAGGTTTCTATGCTGCCTAAACCTTCAAAGGGCACGTGTTGCAGGTAGTGGATGCGCATGGTGAATTGCTGCCGATTTAGTTAGAGTAGAGTATAGCTCCCCCCAATCACTATGTTGGATTTTACTACTAGAAAACAGGATTACGAACGCCGCGTCCGTCTAGTGCAGGAAGATGTGCTGCGCATGGGAGCCTTGGTGGAAAATTCTTTTTGGTTAGCGCAGGCAGCTTTATTTGAACGCAATCTTGCCGCTGCCGAACAGATACCCCAACAGGATAAGCAAATCGATCGTTATTATCGTGCCATTGAGCAGGAATGCCTCCATTTGATTGCTCTCGGGGGGAGCAATGCCAGCAATTTACGGCTATTGGCAGCTATCATGCATCTGGTGCGGGATTTGGAACGGATTGGCGACTATGCCAAAAATTTGGGGGAGATTGCCATCAAGTTGATGCCCTACCATATGCCCCCGTTCATGACCAAAATTGGGTTGATGTGCCAGCGGTCTCGATCGATGTTGGCAATGAGCTTATGGGCACTAGCAAATTTGGACCGGGAACAGGCAGAGCAAGTCAAAACGCGCGATGATGCCGTAGACGATGACTTTGACCAATTATTTCAACTCCTAGTGGCAGAGGAGAGGGAAAAGAGAGAAACCTTGTTGTTGCTGGTATTGGTAATTCATCACTTGGAGAGGATGGCAGACCATGCCACAAATATTGGGCAACGGGTAGCTTACATTGTCACAGGCGTAAGGGGATGAACAGCTACAACGATCGGGCAGTTAGATGCTAAAAGCACAGACCTATTGAAAATCACTGTGATCGACAGCCACGCGTTCATCAAAGACAAAACATTTGCCGCGCCATAAACTCTTTTGGGGGGGAACTACTTCCAGATATTTCAAAATACCACCCTTGAGTTGATAGACCTCTGAAAAACCCTGTTGTTTGAGGTAGGCACTAGCTTTCTCACAGCGAATGCCACCAGTACAAAACATAGCCACTTTTTTAGGGGGATTGGGCTTGAGATGGGTTTCTACATACTGGGGAAACTCGCCAAAACTATCCAAATGGGGATCGATCGCCCCCTTGAATGTCCCCATCTCCACCTCATATTCATTGCGAGTATCGATTAACACAACTTCAGGGTCAGAGATTAAATCATTCCACGCCTGGGCATCCACATATTCACCTCCCTGGGCTAGAGGATCAAGACTGGGAATTCCTAGTTTGATAATTTCCTTTTTCAGTCTGACCTTCATCCTGCCAAAGGGAATGATGTCTGTTTTCCCTTCTTTCGTCTCCATCGTTTTGAATCTGTCATCACTCTTGATAAAATTAACTACTCTGTCTATGCCTTCGCGACTCCCTGCTATGGTGGCATTTATTCCTTCTGCTGCCAGTAAAATTGTACCCCGCAGTTGCCAGGCATCGCAGAGTTCTTTGAGTTTTGGTTGCCATTCTTGATAGTCAGAAAAAGGAGCAAAGTGATAGAAAGTAGAAACAACGATCGGTTTTGTCATCTCTTTTTCTATTCCTCCAACAACTTCAGCAAAGCCTGTTCCATTTCAGTTATGTTAGTCGTGGAAGTACCAAATTGTCGCACTACAATACTAGCCGCCAAATTCCCTAAAATTGCCCCCTCCAAAAAGTCCCCCCCCGCTGCCAAAGTCAGTGTCAAAGCCGCTACTACTGTATCCCCTGCCCCTGTGACATCAAACACCTCCGTGCGATTGAAGGCGGGAATATGGCACTCACTTTCACGGTCAAATAGACTCATCCCCTCCTCCCCCCTGGTGAGCAAAATCTTTTTCGCCTGTGTCAGTTGCAGAAGGTCATCAGCTACCTGGCGCAGATTGTCCGTCACCGCATAACCCACAGCTCTCTCCGCTTCGGGAATATTGGGGGTAAAGATTGTGGCTCCCTGATAACGGGGCAAGCCCTGCTGGGCATCTACCACAGTAAGGGAATGCTGTAAAGCCGCACTAATTACCTGGGGCATAAACACCCCCTCGTTGTAGTCAGAACAAACTACTGCTCTAACATCAGCCAGATGGGCAAGAATCACATCTGCTAATTTTGCTTCTATTTCAGGTTTAGGTCTTACATCTGATTTGCGATCAACCCTGACAATCTGTTGGGTGACAGACTGGCGGCTATGTCCAGAAATGCGGGTTTTAGTGACCGTAGGACGATCGGGGTCAACAATCACGCCACTGGTATCTATGCCTGCATCGGTGAGGAGGCGGCGTAAAACTCTTCCCTGTTCATCATCTCCCACAATGCCCACGGCTAAAACCTGCCCCCCCAGTTTCGCTAGATTGTAGACAGCGTTTGCTCCTCCCCCTGGCACTTGGCGTGTATGTTCATGGCGCAAGATTAACACTGGCGCTTCCCGCGATACCCTCTCCACTGACCCCGTCATAAACTCATCCAAGGTCAAATCCCCCACGACCATTACCCTCTGGCCCTGAAACTGATACAGGTGCGATAAAAGTTTGTCTTTCAACTGTTGCAGACGGGGCAGAAAAGTAGTTATGGACATCAACAATGGTTGTACGCACAAGCACAAAGCATACACCTGGGGGAAGGCAACCTGACCAATTTTATATTTCTTTTAATATTCCTTAGTTGGTAGACGGACGGCGGCGGGGTTTGGTAGAAACATTGCTAGTTCTAATTAGTTCCTGCAAACGGGGGTTAGCCAACACGCGGCGGGCATGATTGAGTAATTTATCCCCCCACAAATTTTCTTTCAAAAATTCTAACTGCCCATAGCGGGGGTCTTCCCGCAGAGCTTCTTCTCCCAATTTCAAACCTTTGGCTTCCTCCCCCCGAATGTAGAAGGCAACTCCCAAAGCTAGGCGGGGTTCAGCCGCAGTATCCTCACTAGCAAGGGCTTGTTTGATGGCTTCCTGCCAATAGTTAATCGCCGCATCCACATTATCCCGCTCATATTCCACTAAGCCAATGTTGTTGGTAGCTGCCCAGAAGTTCTTTTCCTTGCCCAAAACTTTTTGGTATTCAGCAATGGCTTCTTCATAACGCTTGGCTAAAAAATAGGCATTCCCCAGGTCGAAACGGGCATTGATGGGAAATTCCTGGGTAGGTAGAGCTAAGCCCTGATTTAAGACCTCGATCGCTTTATTATGATTCCCATCCCGCAAGTAGGCAGACCCCAAGCTAAACAGGATATTAGGATTAGTTTTGTTGAAGCTGTGGGCAATTTGCAGGTGATTA from Pseudanabaenaceae cyanobacterium SKYG29 includes the following:
- a CDS encoding tetratricopeptide repeat protein, whose amino-acid sequence is MNFPRSVFLAGWLTLGWSLGVRAQAVLAPAGKLNFNNLEQQALALSRDASQLLRFGQTDLALPRARLAVQLAPKSFQTHAVLGSVYLRQEEYGKAINHLQIAHSFNKTNPNILFSLGSAYLRDGNHNKAIEVLNQGLALPTQEFPINARFDLGNAYFLAKRYEEAIAEYQKVLGKEKNFWAATNNIGLVEYERDNVDAAINYWQEAIKQALASEDTAAEPRLALGVAFYIRGEEAKGLKLGEEALREDPRYGQLEFLKENLWGDKLLNHARRVLANPRLQELIRTSNVSTKPRRRPSTN
- a CDS encoding rhodanese-related sulfurtransferase, with amino-acid sequence MTKPIVVSTFYHFAPFSDYQEWQPKLKELCDAWQLRGTILLAAEGINATIAGSREGIDRVVNFIKSDDRFKTMETKEGKTDIIPFGRMKVRLKKEIIKLGIPSLDPLAQGGEYVDAQAWNDLISDPEVVLIDTRNEYEVEMGTFKGAIDPHLDSFGEFPQYVETHLKPNPPKKVAMFCTGGIRCEKASAYLKQQGFSEVYQLKGGILKYLEVVPPQKSLWRGKCFVFDERVAVDHSDFQ
- the fabG gene encoding 3-oxoacyl-[acyl-carrier-protein] reductase translates to MTKVALVTGGSRGIGRAICLTLAQEGVSVAINYASSSQLAEELVSKIVSAGGAALAVQADVSQPDQVEGMVKAVLDQWGRIDILVNNAGITRDRLLLRMKLEDWQEVINLNLTGVFLCTSAVSKIMLKQKAGRIINIASIAGVMGNAGQANYSAAKAGVIGFTRSVARELASRGITVNAIAPGFITTDMTAVLGEDIVKQVLQQIPLGRFGTVEEVADLVRFLALSTAGNYITGQVFNIDGGMVMA
- a CDS encoding pentapeptide repeat-containing protein, whose product is MVNIQYCYQVLEVFPGASWEEINQAYRDLLFIWHPDRIPRDNQRLQQKAEAKLKEINKAREILRSYTYQHSDNRNGQEQRNTDQQARQRRETKRNSGDYSGRDLQGLDLRERDFSGRNFSYANLSYADLSDAFLHKTNFHRANLQGAKLFRSNLLQADFSYANLRETNLIGADLSGANLVYADLRGARIGYGNKIMVKLTGANLKGAQLPPPLLRS
- a CDS encoding Ppx/GppA family phosphatase, translating into MGERILAAIDVGTNSIHMVIAQINEQLPTFTIISTEKETVRLGKGKGERGELNAQAMDRALVTLGRFRQICHTLGVTDIVAAATSAVREAPNGQEFIDRILHQTGIPVDLISGQEEARLIYLGVLSAMELNHQPHLIIDIGGGSTELILGDGHAPQYLSSSKVGAVRLTEMFVHSDPISNYEFEQLRSYIQGVIERPIEELQTLLKDAKPRLVGCSGTIEAVLSLFAQETTGTIPSPLQGYTVSVEAVSAMVQLLKRANLAERVLLVGQKRAEIVLAGATILWQVMQELELPQITYCQAALREGLIVDWMIRNGLIEDRWRYQSSVRERSVLKLAHKYQVNLPYGKHVAKLALSLFDQTKGTLHRWGTEERQLLWAAAILHNCGHFVSHAEHHKHSYYLIRHGELLGYTESELEVIANLARYHRKSEPKRKHENFQHLTPRQQLFVNQICPLLRLAVALDRRQIGAIEDVKITIDGSTCHLKIFPRHPEDPCTLELWSLQYKKELFEQYYRLTLAVSVDLNCAVTEEAAVHP
- a CDS encoding bifunctional ADP-heptose synthase, translating into MSITTFLPRLQQLKDKLLSHLYQFQGQRVMVVGDLTLDEFMTGSVERVSREAPVLILRHEHTRQVPGGGANAVYNLAKLGGQVLAVGIVGDDEQGRVLRRLLTDAGIDTSGVIVDPDRPTVTKTRISGHSRQSVTQQIVRVDRKSDVRPKPEIEAKLADVILAHLADVRAVVCSDYNEGVFMPQVISAALQHSLTVVDAQQGLPRYQGATIFTPNIPEAERAVGYAVTDNLRQVADDLLQLTQAKKILLTRGEEGMSLFDRESECHIPAFNRTEVFDVTGAGDTVVAALTLTLAAGGDFLEGAILGNLAASIVVRQFGTSTTNITEMEQALLKLLEE
- a CDS encoding UvrD-helicase domain-containing protein; amino-acid sequence: MQLSFLQHLNPSQRRAVLHRDGALLVVAGAGSGKTRTLTCRLAHLLLAEAVDPEEILAVTFTNKAAKEMKTRLENLLLETQLKPGIKPEELSPQEQTQTRSIVYKKYTKHLWIGTFHSLCARMLRFDIEKYQTGDGRRWSRNFVIYDESDVQALIKEIVTKDLNLDEKKFDPRSIRYAISGAKNRGWTPQNYRQQEKGYRVETIYQVYRLYQDRLLQNNALDFDDLIFVPVQLFRQQEKVLQYWHNRFRHILVDEYQDTNRTQYELLRLLVTNNQGTVVDWTNRSVFAVGDADQSIYSFRLADFTILLEFQDTFGDGLPDDQTQTMIKLEENYRSVANILQAANALIKNNTQRIDKVLRPTRREGDVIRYYNAFDEVEEARYVVDRIKEHIRGGGKAGDCAILYRTNAQSRVFEEVLVRQNINYRVVGGMRFYDRKEIKDILAYLRVIVNPQDNVSLLRIINVPKRGIGKETVNKLMDKALELELSLFEFLQQEEAVKLIASRAFRSIQAFVQQICRWQDKQTTTKARDLIREVIIESGYQNELQQEGTEEAIDRLNNLQELVNAAGQYADENEDDSLTGFLASASLSSAEESSGEAETKVNLMTLHGSKGLEFPVVFLVGLEQGLFPSYRALDNPADLEEERRLMYVGITRAQEKLYLTSAQERRLYGNSQYAEISQFLAELPVELILEEGKPQRQSSKVIPLRPQAKVIPAEWQIGDRVKHPTMGIGVVEKIIGSGKTFSLVVKFPPNTKQILLPNSVQKLS
- the phoU gene encoding phosphate signaling complex protein PhoU, with amino-acid sequence MLDFTTRKQDYERRVRLVQEDVLRMGALVENSFWLAQAALFERNLAAAEQIPQQDKQIDRYYRAIEQECLHLIALGGSNASNLRLLAAIMHLVRDLERIGDYAKNLGEIAIKLMPYHMPPFMTKIGLMCQRSRSMLAMSLWALANLDREQAEQVKTRDDAVDDDFDQLFQLLVAEEREKRETLLLLVLVIHHLERMADHATNIGQRVAYIVTGVRG
- a CDS encoding PDZ domain-containing protein; the encoded protein is MKFSYTLSVVPEERLLAVEIRVENWGQGELPLKMPVWTPGSYLVREYSRLVQGFRVMDGDGRTLPWQKVSKNEWRVQTAQVSLVIVNYLVFAHDLSVRTNHVDLTHAYCNGAATFMYIPGYEHHSTELQVILPRSDWRVATALRPVGENVYAVPNYHTLVDAPIEMGRHARADFLAVDKPHHWVVWGEGKYDLGQMVTDTTKIVATTCQLWGEVPYEDYWFLLHLSTTGNGGLEHKNCCSLNYNPLNLKGEGYFKFMNLVAHEYFHAWNVTRLRPREFLTLDYDRENYTTLLWFAEGVTSYYDQLIPLRAGIYDRQYFYKAIGDSITRYQHTPGRWEQTLADASFDTWIKLYRPDANSQNVQVSYYLKGELVAMLLDLQLRGYYGRSLDEVLRLAWVEYKSRGYTEADIFYIVERLADENLVQWLRLAIHSFMDLDFNYCFAPFGLEVVPVPSSLPHLGLTVKDTNGRPIVQYVEAKSPAQRAGINPGDELVAIDGFRVTDLTDRLRQYSAGDTIMVTVFQRDYLQNYFVKLETAPPERYNLVPVTNPTPEQVQKLEEWLKPLPSLHQC
- a CDS encoding type 1 glutamine amidotransferase; this encodes MRIHYLQHVPFEGLGSIETWATDRGYTLCVTRLYQDDPLPNPAAFDWLIVLGGPMNIYEEDRYPWLRREKEFIGKAIGADKVVIGICLGAQLLADVLGGRVEKNREKEIGWFPVQLTATARTFPPFANLPQEFMAFHWHGDTFTIPPNCTLLASSAGCLHQAFSYGNKVLGLQFHLESTPNSVQALVNNCSDELVPGKYIQSPPEMMGHTDRFRAINRIMAQILSQLAS